The proteins below come from a single Stomoxys calcitrans chromosome 1, idStoCalc2.1, whole genome shotgun sequence genomic window:
- the LOC106092774 gene encoding large ribosomal subunit protein uL1, with product MASKVSRDTLYESVNGVLDFSKKKKRGFLETVELQIGLKNYDPQKDKRFSGTVKLKHIPRPKMKVCVLGDQQHCDEAKANNVECMDAEALKKLNKNKKLVKKLAKSYDAFLASESLIKQIPRLLGPGLNKAGKFPGLLSHQESMMGKIEEVKSTIKFQMKKVLCLSVAVGHVNMEPDELVQNIHLSINFLVSLLKKNWQNVRSLHIKSSMGPPQRLY from the exons ATGGC TTCAAAGGTTTCCCGTGATACGTTGTACGAGAGCGTCAATGGCGTTTTGGATTTCTCCAAGAAGAAGAAGCGTGGTTTCTTGGAGACTGTGGAATTACAAATCGGTTTGAAGAACTACGATCCCCAAAAGGATAAGCGTTTCTCCGGCACCGTCAA ATTGAAGCACATCCCCCGCCCTAAAATGAAGGTCTGCGTTTTGGGTGATCAACAACATTGCGACGAAGCCAAGGCCAACAACGTCGAATGCATGGATGCCGAAGCTTTGAAGAAGTTGAACAAGAACAAGAAGTTGGTTAAGAAATTGGCCAAGTCCTATGATGCTTTCTTGGCTTCTGAATCCTTGATCAAACAAATTCCCCGTCTCTTGGGTCCCGGTTTAAATAAGGCCGGTAAATTCCCTGGTCTCTTGTCTCACCAAGAATCCATGATGGGCAAGATCGAAGAAGTCAAGTCTACCATCAAGTTCCAGATGAAGAAGGTATTGTGCTTGTCGGTTGCCGTCGGCCATGTTAACATGGAACCCGATGAGTTGGTACAAAACATCCATTTGTCCATTAACTTCTTGGTTTCCTTGTTGAAGAAGAACTGGCAAAACGTTCGCTCTTTGCACATTAAGTCGTCCATGGGACCACCACAACGTTTGTACTAA